The following coding sequences lie in one Clostridiisalibacter paucivorans DSM 22131 genomic window:
- a CDS encoding DUF4367 domain-containing protein, which produces MKRESIEERFSIEIDDYLNGVEGNHNSISSEYDELIKLSKNLADKDFSGKGNKDHVLNKVLENKDKYEEENIMKKPNRIGRKAVAAAVICIMSISIMSTSFAQDFVGRVINKLSLGHVNVIVEPQTESPESVPVPEELKGKIFDEDGNEVKIFSREYKGKYYTADGEEIESFGNNEIVTKSEQDDSALVITEADELEVDELNKYTCFDVILPTYLPEGYRFDKAEFFKDENGVVENSKYISLYFTNEETGGYMYMQQRFADEETAYTRGSYGETELIKINGVDAILDASTVEWEANNVIYMLLGRGEVEKSELIKIAESIK; this is translated from the coding sequence ATGAAAAGAGAAAGTATAGAAGAGAGATTTTCTATTGAAATAGATGACTATTTAAATGGTGTAGAAGGAAATCATAATTCTATATCATCTGAATATGACGAGCTGATAAAATTGAGTAAAAATTTAGCAGATAAAGACTTCAGTGGCAAAGGTAATAAAGATCATGTGTTGAATAAGGTATTGGAAAATAAGGATAAATATGAGGAGGAAAATATTATGAAAAAACCAAATAGAATAGGAAGAAAAGCTGTGGCAGCAGCAGTAATATGTATTATGAGTATTTCTATTATGAGTACATCCTTTGCCCAAGATTTTGTAGGAAGAGTGATAAACAAATTATCTTTGGGACATGTAAATGTTATAGTGGAGCCACAAACAGAGTCTCCTGAATCTGTACCAGTTCCAGAGGAATTAAAGGGTAAAATTTTTGATGAAGATGGAAATGAAGTAAAAATATTTTCACGTGAATATAAAGGGAAATATTATACTGCCGATGGTGAAGAGATTGAAAGTTTTGGAAATAATGAAATAGTAACTAAATCAGAACAAGATGATTCAGCATTAGTGATTACAGAAGCAGATGAGTTAGAAGTAGATGAATTAAATAAATATACTTGTTTTGATGTAATATTGCCTACTTATTTACCGGAAGGATATAGATTCGATAAAGCAGAATTTTTCAAGGATGAAAATGGTGTTGTAGAAAATAGCAAGTATATTAGTTTATATTTTACTAATGAAGAAACAGGAGGATATATGTATATGCAACAAAGGTTTGCAGATGAAGAGACAGCATATACAAGAGGATCCTATGGAGAGACAGAATTGATAAAAATAAATGGCGTAGATGCAATACTTGATGCCAGTACTGTTGAATGGGAAGCCAATAATGTAATATATATGTTATTAGGTAGAGGAGAAGTTGAGAAGAGTGAACTGATAAAGATCGCAGAATCTATTAAATAA
- a CDS encoding manganese efflux pump — protein MFEILLISLAICIDSFALGITYGIKQIKIPKTAILIMNLVIIGVLGISIYLSHILKLFVSENMVSIISCIVLILLGTVLIIEGYIKYKLKNKKSNKLIKFYIPKLGLIVDIALDMTKGDSDISGDINPKEALNLGVILSIDSLGAGFGLSLGNINPVFFLVFVFFLNILSILYGIYLGSKVKKYENDLKTSLLPGSILIFVGLLKCL, from the coding sequence GTGTTTGAAATACTTTTAATATCATTAGCTATTTGTATAGACTCATTTGCTCTAGGCATAACTTATGGAATTAAACAAATAAAGATTCCTAAAACAGCTATATTAATAATGAATTTAGTAATCATTGGTGTTTTAGGCATATCGATTTATTTGAGTCATATATTAAAGCTTTTTGTTTCTGAAAACATGGTCTCTATAATAAGTTGTATAGTCTTAATATTGCTGGGAACTGTTCTCATTATTGAAGGCTATATTAAATATAAACTGAAAAATAAAAAAAGTAATAAGTTAATTAAGTTTTATATCCCTAAGCTAGGACTTATAGTAGATATAGCCCTAGATATGACCAAGGGTGATTCAGATATATCTGGAGATATAAATCCAAAAGAAGCCTTAAATTTAGGTGTTATACTTTCAATAGATTCACTAGGTGCAGGATTTGGGCTTTCTTTAGGAAATATAAATCCTGTTTTTTTCCTTGTATTTGTGTTTTTTCTCAATATATTGTCCATATTATATGGCATATATCTAGGTAGTAAAGTAAAAAAATACGAAAATGATTTAAAGACCTCATTATTACCAGGTAGTATTTTAATCTTTGTTGGATTATTGAAATGCCTATAA
- a CDS encoding ABC transporter ATP-binding protein, with protein MEILRAENITKKYITQKALKGLDITIEEGKIYGLLGPNGSGKTTFMKMVAGFIQPSSGEIQIMEKRIGKESKKIVSYMPTSNHIPKWMKVKHCIEYYGDFFKDFDKNKAVELIEFMGLDQNQKAKNLSTGMLGRLKLSLTLSRDAKLYILDEPLNGIDPVSREKIMDAILGACKEENSIIISSHLVNELEPILDEVIFIDKGKTVLSGNAENFRIEKGLSIDELYREVYKDA; from the coding sequence ATGGAGATATTAAGAGCTGAAAATATTACCAAAAAGTACATTACCCAAAAGGCATTAAAAGGTTTAGATATAACAATAGAAGAGGGTAAAATATATGGGCTATTGGGTCCCAATGGTAGTGGTAAAACTACATTTATGAAGATGGTTGCAGGGTTTATACAGCCTAGTAGTGGTGAAATTCAAATTATGGAGAAGAGGATAGGAAAGGAATCAAAGAAGATTGTATCTTATATGCCAACAAGTAACCATATACCTAAGTGGATGAAAGTAAAGCATTGTATTGAATACTATGGTGATTTCTTTAAGGATTTTGATAAAAATAAGGCTGTAGAATTGATAGAGTTTATGGGTTTAGATCAGAATCAAAAAGCAAAAAACCTTTCTACAGGAATGCTTGGAAGGTTAAAATTAAGTTTGACTCTTTCTAGAGATGCCAAATTATATATATTGGATGAGCCATTAAATGGAATTGACCCCGTATCGCGGGAGAAAATTATGGATGCAATTTTAGGTGCATGTAAAGAGGAGAATAGTATTATAATTTCAAGTCATTTAGTTAATGAGTTGGAGCCTATTTTAGATGAAGTGATATTCATAGATAAAGGCAAAACGGTGTTATCAGGAAATGCAGAAAACTTTAGAATAGAGAAGGGTTTATCTATTGATGAGTTATATAGGGAGGTATATAAAGATGCTTAA
- a CDS encoding CatB-related O-acetyltransferase → MTSNIFKDWQHSYIIKDHITNKNIEVGDYTYYSGYYHKEHFEDYCVRYLAPDRDDVDKLKIGKFCSIGSGAIFIMAGNQGHRMDWITTYPFFYTPDFNKNAIDGFKTKGDTIVGNDVWIGTEAMIMPGVKIGHGAVIASRAVVTKDVAPYTVVAGNPAREIKKRFSEEQIEMLLEFEWWNLDIEIIEKYIPLMCNNDIEKFIMKIKEEVK, encoded by the coding sequence ATGACTAGCAATATTTTTAAAGATTGGCAACATAGCTATATAATAAAAGATCATATAACTAATAAGAATATAGAGGTAGGAGATTATACATATTATTCAGGATATTACCATAAAGAGCATTTTGAAGACTATTGTGTTAGATATCTTGCACCAGATAGAGACGATGTAGATAAGCTAAAGATAGGAAAATTTTGTTCTATTGGTTCAGGAGCTATATTTATAATGGCTGGAAATCAAGGACATAGGATGGATTGGATTACAACATATCCTTTTTTCTATACACCAGATTTTAATAAAAATGCTATAGATGGATTTAAAACAAAGGGAGACACAATAGTTGGAAATGATGTATGGATAGGAACGGAGGCAATGATAATGCCAGGTGTTAAAATTGGACATGGTGCTGTTATAGCCTCAAGGGCAGTAGTCACCAAAGATGTAGCACCTTACACTGTAGTTGCTGGAAATCCTGCTAGAGAGATAAAGAAGAGATTTTCAGAGGAACAAATAGAAATGCTATTAGAATTTGAATGGTGGAATCTAGATATAGAGATTATAGAAAAATATATACCTTTAATGTGTAATAATGATATAGAAAAATTCATTATGAAGATAAAAGAAGAGGTTAAATAA
- the nhaC gene encoding Na+/H+ antiporter NhaC produces the protein MTKEKKTSFGGSLFVILSLCVVMYMQIFVLHQDYATHISLLVVAAIATVVAMLSGFTWDEVQAGIVHGCNIAMIPMLILMLVGVLIATWIPAGTIPTLIYYGLNILSPSIFLVTVAFICSVASVATGSSYTTGATFGVAFMGIGIGLGIPPALTAGAVISGAIFGDKMSPLSDSTNLAAGVAEANLFDHIKSMFYTTGPAFIISLVIYGILGMRFSAGSIDTSQIDIILKGLEANYWINPVTLIPAVVVVILAVKKVSGLAVMVIASLVGAAFAIIFQGYGLGEMFAFMNDGFVSNTGVEAVDALLSRGGLQSMMWTISLGFIALSLGGILEKTKMLQVLLDRISHLVNNTGGLVTTHVLASIFVNIFSASQYMAILITGRMLVPAYKKQRLLPQVCSRTCEDSATVTSPLIPWGLCGVYFTGVLGVATVEYMPYVFLSYLTPLISIIYGFTGKFMFKEGDIPSVKTYHDDEAKGVS, from the coding sequence ATGACAAAAGAGAAGAAGACTAGCTTTGGGGGTTCACTTTTCGTAATTTTATCTTTATGTGTAGTTATGTATATGCAGATATTTGTTTTACATCAAGACTATGCTACCCATATTAGTTTGTTAGTAGTTGCAGCTATAGCTACGGTAGTTGCTATGCTTTCAGGATTTACTTGGGATGAGGTACAGGCAGGGATAGTGCATGGATGTAATATTGCTATGATTCCTATGCTTATATTGATGTTAGTAGGTGTACTAATTGCAACTTGGATTCCTGCAGGGACTATTCCCACATTGATTTATTATGGACTCAATATTCTATCACCATCTATATTTTTAGTTACAGTAGCATTTATATGTTCAGTAGCTTCAGTTGCCACAGGAAGTAGCTATACAACAGGGGCAACCTTTGGAGTTGCTTTTATGGGTATTGGCATAGGACTGGGGATTCCTCCAGCATTGACTGCAGGAGCTGTTATTTCAGGCGCTATCTTTGGAGACAAGATGTCACCGCTTTCAGATTCTACAAATTTAGCTGCAGGGGTAGCAGAGGCTAATCTATTTGACCATATTAAAAGTATGTTCTATACTACAGGCCCAGCATTTATTATTTCTTTAGTTATTTATGGAATATTGGGAATGAGATTTAGTGCTGGTAGTATAGATACAAGTCAAATAGATATTATTTTAAAAGGATTAGAGGCAAATTACTGGATCAACCCTGTTACTTTAATACCAGCTGTTGTAGTTGTTATATTAGCAGTTAAAAAGGTTTCAGGTTTGGCTGTTATGGTAATTGCTTCTTTAGTTGGTGCAGCCTTTGCAATTATTTTTCAAGGATATGGATTGGGAGAAATGTTTGCATTTATGAATGATGGTTTTGTTTCCAACACAGGCGTAGAAGCAGTAGATGCCCTTTTAAGCCGTGGAGGACTTCAAAGTATGATGTGGACTATATCTTTGGGTTTTATTGCATTGAGCTTAGGAGGTATATTAGAAAAAACCAAAATGTTACAGGTGTTATTAGACAGAATTTCTCATCTTGTAAATAATACAGGAGGATTAGTTACGACTCACGTTTTGGCCAGTATATTTGTAAACATTTTTTCAGCGAGTCAGTATATGGCTATTCTTATTACTGGAAGAATGTTAGTACCAGCATATAAAAAACAAAGGCTTTTGCCCCAAGTTTGCTCAAGGACTTGTGAGGATTCGGCTACAGTAACTTCACCACTTATACCTTGGGGATTATGTGGAGTATACTTTACAGGAGTATTAGGAGTAGCTACTGTTGAATATATGCCCTATGTATTTCTATCATATTTAACACCTTTAATTTCTATTATATATGGATTTACAGGAAAGTTCATGTTCAAAGAAGGAGATATTCCATCAGTTAAGACATATCATGATGATGAGGCCAAGGGAGTAAGCTAA
- a CDS encoding metal-dependent hydrolase family protein yields the protein MDKLAFIGGLLIDGNGKEPIRNSLVMINCKKIEYVGPMRDIGADYKIIDISNKTIMPGLIDTHLHFSGNRTDNDTEWVIDPVIQKTIVAVAQAREALEHGLTSVGEISRSGIHIRNMIEEGVIPGPRVVATGLGFCRTSGHGDSHELPLQYNNISHPWADRVDGPWELRKAIRKRIRENPDAIKIWSTGGGIWRHDAKAHSHYCMEEIQAVVDECDMVGLPVWSHAEGYEGVFNSCKAGVSAIIHGQELNEECLDIMKEKDITFCPTLQFFYEWFTVYEPPYRPIHDKYPGNTTAEKELNRIIDNLQNAKKKGIRITVGSDSFCSSLTPYGKYAITEMYALNKSGFNEMETIVAATKNGAEMLKIDDITGTLEQGKFADIIVLAGNPLKDIHNISSDKMDIIMKEGKFVRNRY from the coding sequence ATGGATAAGTTGGCATTTATAGGGGGATTATTGATAGATGGTAATGGAAAAGAACCTATTAGAAATTCTTTAGTAATGATTAATTGTAAAAAGATCGAATATGTAGGTCCAATGAGAGATATTGGTGCTGATTATAAGATAATTGATATAAGTAATAAGACAATTATGCCTGGTCTAATTGACACTCATTTACACTTTAGTGGCAATAGAACAGATAATGATACTGAGTGGGTAATTGATCCTGTAATACAAAAGACTATTGTGGCTGTGGCACAGGCCAGAGAAGCATTGGAGCATGGTCTCACATCTGTAGGTGAAATATCTCGTTCAGGGATACATATCCGCAATATGATTGAAGAGGGGGTTATACCTGGACCACGAGTAGTTGCTACAGGACTTGGATTTTGTAGGACATCGGGACATGGAGACTCCCATGAACTACCGCTACAATATAATAATATATCCCATCCTTGGGCTGATAGGGTTGATGGACCATGGGAGCTGAGAAAGGCCATTAGAAAAAGGATTCGAGAAAACCCCGATGCTATAAAGATTTGGTCTACAGGTGGAGGTATATGGAGACATGATGCCAAGGCCCATTCCCACTATTGTATGGAAGAAATTCAGGCAGTCGTTGATGAGTGTGATATGGTAGGACTACCTGTATGGTCCCATGCCGAGGGATATGAAGGGGTATTTAATTCATGCAAAGCAGGTGTATCTGCTATTATTCATGGACAAGAACTTAATGAAGAATGTCTAGATATAATGAAAGAAAAGGATATTACTTTTTGTCCCACACTCCAATTTTTTTATGAATGGTTTACTGTATATGAACCACCATATAGGCCAATCCATGATAAATATCCAGGTAATACAACTGCTGAAAAAGAACTCAATCGTATAATTGACAATTTGCAAAACGCAAAGAAAAAGGGTATTAGGATTACTGTAGGTTCAGACTCATTTTGTAGTAGTTTAACCCCTTATGGCAAATATGCTATCACAGAGATGTATGCCCTTAATAAATCTGGTTTCAACGAAATGGAGACCATAGTAGCTGCAACTAAGAATGGAGCTGAAATGCTTAAAATAGATGATATTACAGGGACATTAGAACAGGGCAAATTTGCTGATATTATTGTGTTAGCGGGTAATCCTTTGAAAGATATACATAATATTTCTAGTGATAAGATGGATATTATAATGAAGGAAGGTAAGTTTGTTAGGAATAGGTACTAA
- a CDS encoding pentapeptide repeat-containing protein → MGVKKKDIKVMKPKFIKGIEDRCAEISKIKDEDSFEYVYVSDCKIQNEVADKVSLKGVIFKNVDFIDTRLNLLDITDVRFENCDLSNINFDGAIIHRTEFINCRLTGLNLNNGTLQNVYMKQCNGEFAFMRFIQMKKVIFEDTILRNADFQNSNFSNIIFRKCDLRLSQMSGTSLSKIDLSDSNIEGLGIRQEDIKGAIVSPMQALDFAKLLGIVIK, encoded by the coding sequence ATGGGTGTCAAGAAAAAAGATATAAAAGTAATGAAACCAAAATTCATAAAGGGGATTGAAGATAGGTGCGCAGAGATTAGTAAAATTAAAGATGAGGACAGTTTTGAGTATGTGTATGTATCAGATTGTAAAATTCAAAATGAAGTAGCTGATAAGGTTAGTCTTAAAGGCGTAATTTTTAAGAATGTAGATTTTATAGATACAAGATTAAATTTATTGGATATTACAGATGTTAGGTTTGAAAATTGTGATTTATCAAATATCAATTTTGATGGTGCAATAATTCATAGGACAGAATTTATAAATTGTAGACTTACAGGCCTAAACCTTAATAATGGGACATTACAGAATGTTTATATGAAGCAATGTAATGGTGAATTTGCATTTATGAGATTTATTCAAATGAAGAAAGTTATATTTGAAGATACTATATTGAGAAATGCTGATTTTCAAAATAGTAATTTTAGCAATATAATATTTAGGAAATGTGACTTAAGATTAAGTCAGATGTCTGGTACAAGTTTATCTAAAATAGATTTGAGTGATTCTAATATTGAAGGTCTAGGTATAAGGCAAGAAGATATAAAGGGGGCCATAGTTTCTCCTATGCAGGCCTTAGATTTTGCAAAGTTATTAGGAATCGTTATAAAATAA
- a CDS encoding GNAT family N-acetyltransferase, with translation MNKLKIRNVLMEDLDYVSHIEAECFPEAEAAPKSALKERLSVYPEGFFVAELDGKIIGFINGGLTNHNHIEDVFFENMDFHMHDGKNILIFGLDVHPQYQKNGYAQALMEHFIDSAKKKGIKNILLTCKEHLITFYEQFGYINEGVSKSVHGGAKWYDMYLKINE, from the coding sequence TTGAATAAACTAAAAATAAGAAATGTTTTAATGGAAGATTTAGACTATGTATCACATATAGAGGCAGAATGTTTTCCCGAAGCTGAAGCAGCCCCTAAATCAGCACTAAAAGAAAGATTGTCTGTTTACCCTGAAGGATTTTTTGTAGCTGAACTAGATGGTAAGATTATAGGATTTATTAATGGTGGTTTAACAAATCATAATCATATAGAAGATGTGTTTTTCGAAAACATGGATTTTCATATGCATGATGGTAAAAACATTTTAATCTTTGGCCTTGATGTACACCCCCAATATCAAAAGAATGGCTATGCTCAAGCATTGATGGAACATTTTATTGATTCAGCAAAAAAGAAAGGTATCAAAAACATATTACTTACATGTAAAGAACACTTAATCACATTTTATGAACAATTTGGATATATTAATGAAGGAGTATCTAAATCTGTCCATGGTGGAGCTAAATGGTACGATATGTATCTTAAAATAAATGAATAG
- a CDS encoding GntR family transcriptional regulator: MEFDTRIPIYLQIIKKIKEDIVLGTLKRGEKLPSVRNMASQLKVNVNTIQRVYQELEREGITFTQRGKGSFITEEEKKIYEIRVHMGSELLKEFLEGMKSLGYSNEEIIKCLNEYIEEEENGDIKS, from the coding sequence ATGGAATTTGATACGAGGATACCTATATACTTACAAATAATTAAGAAAATAAAAGAAGACATTGTATTGGGAACATTAAAAAGAGGGGAAAAGCTTCCATCTGTAAGGAATATGGCGAGTCAACTCAAGGTAAATGTAAACACAATACAACGGGTATATCAAGAATTAGAAAGAGAAGGTATTACCTTTACACAAAGAGGTAAGGGGTCTTTTATTACAGAAGAAGAAAAAAAGATTTATGAAATCAGAGTTCATATGGGGTCTGAATTGTTGAAAGAGTTTCTAGAGGGTATGAAGTCATTGGGATATTCCAATGAAGAAATTATAAAATGCTTAAATGAGTATATAGAGGAGGAAGAAAATGGAGATATTAAGAGCTGA
- a CDS encoding DIP1984 family protein: MKLAEALILRADYKKRIAQLNVRLQNSSKVQEGEEPPENPQQLLKELDTIMNELTVLIQRINRTNSLTNFDDKYSLADILAERDKIWDKRQILSQLIKSAVVKQDRYSRSEVKFFSTVDIGKIQKEVDRLSKVFRELDTKIQSKNWTTELK, translated from the coding sequence ATGAAATTGGCAGAGGCATTAATCTTACGAGCAGATTATAAGAAGAGAATTGCACAGTTGAATGTTAGATTACAGAATAGTTCCAAGGTACAGGAAGGAGAAGAACCTCCTGAAAATCCACAGCAACTCTTGAAAGAATTAGATACTATTATGAATGAATTAACAGTACTTATTCAAAGAATAAATAGGACAAATAGTTTAACAAATTTTGATGATAAATATTCATTGGCAGATATATTGGCAGAGCGGGATAAAATATGGGATAAAAGACAAATACTAAGTCAGCTAATTAAATCTGCTGTTGTAAAGCAGGATAGATATAGTCGCTCAGAGGTAAAGTTTTTTAGCACTGTAGATATTGGAAAAATACAAAAAGAGGTAGATAGATTATCTAAGGTCTTTAGGGAGCTAGATACTAAGATACAGTCAAAGAATTGGACTACAGAATTAAAATAA
- a CDS encoding NAD(P)/FAD-dependent oxidoreductase, with protein MRLISGETIWTKINEIPKKYTYLSDDLECDVAIIGAGITGAICAYHLTKAGIDTIIVDKNIIGYESTSASTSILQYEIDYNLVGLKGIIGEENAVKSFKLTADAVYEIQNIIKDLDDDCGFNLRDCFYYTNNESDISLLRKEYDLRKNNGFDVEFIDKSKAEERFSFPVKAGIYTNGNGGEIDPYRFAHALISKAEKNGLKVFENTEIVKINPSMNGVQLTTKNGFNISCKKALIAAGFESKNYIQQKTAILSRSFTIATKPIKNFAGWYKRCIIRDTNSPYTYLRTTSDDRILIGGEDLDVGGINSKVSNLSHENPISLDKYNVLQKKLGEMFPNIRDIGVEYSFSGIFGETRDGLPFIGEHEKYPNCYFCLGYGSNGILYATLEGKLLTDLYQGKIREELDLFKFHR; from the coding sequence TTGAGATTGATAAGTGGAGAAACTATATGGACAAAGATAAATGAAATACCAAAAAAATATACATATTTAAGCGATGATCTGGAATGTGATGTGGCGATTATAGGAGCAGGTATAACTGGTGCTATATGTGCATACCATTTAACCAAAGCTGGCATAGATACAATTATAGTAGATAAGAATATAATAGGCTATGAAAGTACAAGTGCTTCTACTTCAATCCTTCAATATGAAATAGATTATAATTTAGTAGGTTTAAAAGGGATCATAGGAGAGGAAAATGCTGTAAAGTCTTTCAAACTTACTGCTGATGCAGTATATGAGATACAAAATATAATTAAAGATTTAGATGATGATTGTGGATTTAATCTGCGGGACTGTTTTTATTACACTAATAATGAATCAGATATATCTTTGCTAAGGAAAGAATATGATTTGAGAAAAAACAATGGATTTGATGTAGAATTTATAGATAAGTCTAAAGCTGAAGAGAGATTTTCATTTCCTGTAAAAGCAGGTATATATACAAATGGAAATGGAGGAGAGATAGATCCATATAGGTTTGCTCATGCCCTTATCAGTAAGGCAGAGAAAAATGGGCTTAAAGTCTTTGAGAACACAGAAATTGTTAAAATCAATCCCAGTATGAATGGGGTACAATTGACTACAAAGAATGGGTTTAATATAAGCTGTAAAAAAGCATTAATAGCTGCAGGATTCGAAAGTAAGAATTATATTCAACAAAAAACAGCAATTCTAAGTAGGTCATTTACTATTGCTACTAAACCTATAAAAAACTTTGCAGGTTGGTATAAAAGATGTATAATTCGTGATACAAATTCTCCATATACATATTTGAGAACTACAAGTGATGACAGAATATTAATTGGTGGAGAAGACTTAGATGTGGGAGGTATAAATAGTAAGGTTTCTAACTTGAGTCATGAAAATCCTATTTCATTGGACAAATATAATGTATTGCAGAAGAAATTAGGAGAGATGTTTCCTAATATTAGAGATATAGGAGTAGAATATTCATTTAGTGGTATTTTTGGAGAGACTAGAGATGGTCTCCCCTTTATTGGAGAACATGAAAAATACCCAAATTGTTATTTTTGTTTAGGATATGGTTCCAATGGCATACTATATGCTACATTGGAAGGGAAATTATTAACTGACTTATATCAGGGTAAAATAAGAGAAGAATTAGATTTATTTAAATTCCATAGATGA
- a CDS encoding sigma-70 family RNA polymerase sigma factor — MQEFVLTKGLSEKDTDEISREQEFTYIFQTYYKRVYNYIYYRVNNHYTAEDLTSSVFEKVMSKIDTYCKGESPFEVWLFAIARNVIRDYFRKFKKRKIFSMDKIKELISKEKTPEEKILTAETNDRLLKLLDILNERERNIIAFKFGANLKNREIAELLDISESNVGVILYRSMKKLKKEMEREG, encoded by the coding sequence ATGCAGGAATTTGTCTTAACAAAGGGCTTAAGTGAAAAAGATACAGATGAAATATCTAGGGAACAAGAATTCACTTATATTTTTCAAACCTATTATAAAAGGGTTTATAATTATATATACTATCGTGTGAACAATCACTACACTGCAGAAGATTTAACCAGTAGTGTTTTTGAAAAGGTAATGTCTAAGATAGACACATATTGTAAAGGGGAATCTCCCTTTGAAGTATGGCTATTTGCCATAGCTAGAAATGTTATACGAGATTATTTTAGGAAATTTAAAAAGAGAAAGATATTTTCTATGGATAAAATAAAGGAATTGATATCAAAGGAGAAAACTCCAGAAGAGAAGATACTAACTGCAGAAACCAATGATAGACTTTTAAAACTTTTGGATATTTTAAATGAAAGAGAAAGAAATATTATAGCATTTAAATTTGGTGCTAATTTAAAGAATAGAGAGATAGCAGAGTTGTTGGATATTAGTGAAAGTAATGTTGGAGTGATACTTTACCGTTCGATGAAGAAGTTAAAAAAGGAGATGGAAAGGGAGGGGTAA
- a CDS encoding calcium/sodium antiporter, whose amino-acid sequence MIITFILFCIGILFIIKGGDLFIESSVEFARTYHLPEIFIGATIISIATTAPEAIVSITAASRGHDSISIGNAIGSIICNTGLILGISNIIVPSKINHRLFKIKSIVFLLFFLIFGTLAYDGLINIMDGFILLILLLIYIILDTFTLKNKKEKNSKSKNKNFESNSTIKIILTFIIGLSGIIIGSNLLINNTIVLARFIGVPESVISLSLISLGTSLPELTTALTAIKKGHSSLSIGNIIGANILNLTLVIGGSALTTPLIVEKQNLILDIPVSFFMMLVVIVPCLLKNKITRIQGIILLTIYIVYISILYQIYIYI is encoded by the coding sequence TTGATAATTACTTTTATCTTATTTTGTATTGGAATTTTATTCATTATAAAAGGTGGAGATTTATTCATTGAATCGTCAGTTGAATTTGCTAGGACATATCATCTACCTGAAATATTTATAGGGGCTACAATAATAAGTATAGCCACAACGGCACCTGAAGCTATCGTATCTATTACTGCTGCCAGTAGAGGCCACGATTCTATAAGCATTGGTAATGCTATTGGTTCTATAATATGTAATACAGGTCTAATACTAGGTATATCCAATATAATAGTACCCAGTAAAATCAATCATAGACTTTTTAAAATAAAATCTATCGTATTTTTATTGTTTTTTTTAATTTTTGGCACTTTAGCATATGATGGTCTAATTAATATTATGGATGGATTTATTCTATTAATACTATTATTAATCTATATAATATTGGATACATTCACATTAAAAAATAAAAAAGAAAAAAACTCAAAATCTAAAAACAAGAATTTTGAATCCAACTCCACTATTAAAATCATATTGACCTTTATTATAGGGCTATCTGGTATAATAATAGGTTCAAATCTTCTTATCAATAATACTATAGTCTTGGCTAGATTTATTGGGGTGCCTGAGTCAGTAATAAGTCTCTCTTTGATATCTCTTGGGACTTCTCTGCCAGAGTTGACAACTGCTTTAACCGCTATAAAAAAGGGACATAGCTCATTATCAATAGGCAATATAATAGGAGCCAATATTTTAAACTTAACATTAGTTATTGGAGGCTCAGCATTGACAACTCCTCTCATAGTAGAAAAGCAAAATTTAATATTAGATATTCCCGTTTCTTTCTTTATGATGCTTGTTGTCATTGTACCTTGTTTACTAAAGAATAAAATCACTCGCATTCAAGGAATTATTCTATTGACTATATATATAGTATATATATCTATACTATATCAAATATATATATATATATAA